The Lampris incognitus isolate fLamInc1 chromosome 7, fLamInc1.hap2, whole genome shotgun sequence genome window below encodes:
- the c2cd3 gene encoding C2 domain-containing protein 3, whose translation MKSKKPRSFKSGSSRRKVPSDVSPSTSLPPLVEGQLRCFLRVTIGGVLWTVHKSPPTTFVRLRWWGESSNGTHFCPRDGSQALQKTVNTTTRYPIRCGPKQFTSYLTDMGSLVLEVLTKLDHLPIARAQIPGISCLSLSHSISGYYTLVSPTSEKLGELQVSLTLEPLAEAYDSSSSVPTTDVSIEVPRVTAPTMPSQPRPPFVNGGKQPTGSRNGNTPSGKDYLFFQSAQTNKEKDLSEDQIPIANGAKQGRTTTISPRQEIHDSQTSNDILSVILERGSKLRNAMVVSASKNDLDFYPALKDTLLLPSKDNILRPTTLSPPLCGAMLQNILHTDSSLQPVHAPVVSDYLGASYSADMENKAVDLLLGSSLNTSPPPPLWDVIDSPPESLSGHSSVYGDSELNDPQYDQSLLENLFYKAPMSDVILDDTDVILEKTMSHSKSQLEKSLPGGAEKSLKDSGLKNTDPKSLKKYLPEDMDTFFGLNMDQLAILGGIRLARVTIHSLTVPTGSSTATTPRKTSDKEKPPRPLISKKCSYFVEYVFPVMPNCSRHDPGQAVAGEVTRAVSSKVTGGVVKFQHRSVFPVHFNGAALQKWWGTDLTFKIYSRNGSQKKPILIGKTVYPFRGLLQQETLSQLAALAVQSLEGTSGAQETGPLKVSVELAVHSKGFSSVKRGPTGNARAPSHNIASPLKEPSVRPRHDDLCEEEVPSGPTADLKLDSRNAQRDSHGPFTLYQSLQSRKQVDEDHEVLLHALLMVPDGKNFICGPMKAPNFYLNCKLFGSDTARSVMSWGQTNPSFNFIQVTPVALTSKLLERMKNNFMVIEVWQRTGSTGQDRLLGLVKLPLHQFYMSFREPKIACLLLQAHYPVLGVDCYMPVIDVFSGNHMGHLRVLLAMGQSEQILALQHVRGEECVSVSPHPRPAHLLDHQPHSETKVSLTQDEAMTEHVFVVRVEKVRGLPLLQSTVWGEADCYIKYTFPCQEGDPARILDSNLIENSVNLKQFRTTTTLCVPDPVFSHSETHVLLAPVRVPVQRLFLSSLSSQGLANGGSIQFEVWCRYYYPNVRDQLVAKGMLPLSKLCAMVTMQRQQPNEVQAFSLPLMPRTEIPRDNQPQPSGLLDVCVHYKHRPLRPKGQRGEVLASRFVTLLVQVHRASGLQAAARTLSRQNEKFHYYAGVGVNAYVTVQLSFLPESEIRSTHVAARTFCPEFDFHAEVPCELQMNRSSGEICSLAELLEEASAVFTVWNRDSRKVMGIQKCKDTKMGMLKIPLANLMLKRTGVSGWFGVYLPEDLGTSHDHHILVGGLEIAIRFAHHADREKVIKTGQGLGWEMGQGELDKLEVEEAWEESTGTTSLTMSMPRAWIPVHCLLLPGHSELQRSTYCYFRYKFYDQEAFCSQMKHPLEEGSKEQGLATVAFQGTRTVELRTSQPLLWYLREERLEVQVWVAFRKDKTQRPHDTDRLVGSAFVDLSTLAKRSSHRRTVSGVYPLFRRSAQDLQGAALRVHISLTTDSRPEQFSLRVDHQEDFNSEEELSSREAEILEQGSSPTAASRQSCTQNTHKTKSPRSLDEADSQHKEISMKESIPVTITVDRAMHLSLKGCPQADGSGAIPSCSVSYVTADSAEPVSTALISNTDCPIWDHHQDCRLSKELLVDPQQKLVFKVWHKGDMDRVIGFAAVDLSPLLLGFQSVCGWYNITDISGHCRGQIKVSISPMKGVQELRRQRQAVNEETSKNSAALFQAFNCNTTAMYSSLSHISHHPEHKISFPDQMEKLFSERSCESDRHGEHMDNVRLYHQSLQEQSAAHPASDSCAGDVHPSSSVLFSALRKNLSELDDIRRYFNRKLLPPTLPSCEQVCPSREQAHQDPESDTCKLFLKSSQLVREVDNLTTGLKQHCMETIPSNSQSSIISFPTRDDHPKLLNFDACPESIPSVHRAASPRDGDDAFPLSPTLPMRSVGHMAIQTEEEDSIQHTITVSENEGKDEKEMGEKEEEEEDEDDYDDDYEEIVIEPRPLNEVTSLTDKTSPWTSILSDVDLGSQENFAVPDPNQHISYHHLTREEEGEGCFSPNTGPPPCQNPSEEQRHTRLKEYHNCESDNSIEQVEDNTDSEREDERTLQALKGEQGREPNTNKGSGDEPTCDENEPETLSLTSPESTNNPSCTTHKEAAQPQISPTMGIPNFFLPSHHLEASMRALRLAPVFSQSTSNQGPSSAPHQRAPRLRPNIPVGSMRKEETARIAKIFAAHFNKDL comes from the exons ATGAAGAGCAAAAAACCGAGGTCTTTTAAATCTGGGAGCAGCAGAAGGAAAG TCCCCAGTGATGTGTCCCCCTCAACTAGCCTGCCTCCTCTTGTCGAGGGCCAGCTGAGATGTTTCTTACGGGTGACAATAGGCGGAGTGCTATGGACAGTTCACAAGTCTCCACCTACAACCTTTGTCCGGTTGCGTTGGTGGGGCGAATCATCCAATGGTACACACTTTTGCCCACGGGATGGATCGCAGGCATTACAAAAGACTGTCAACACCACAACTCGCTACCCCATTCGCTGTGGTCCAAAGCAGTTCACTTCATACTTGACAG ATATGGGCTCCTTGGTGCTGGAAGTTTTAACAAAGCTGGACCATTTGCCAATTGCTCGTGCTCAGATTCCAGGGATCTCTTGTCTCTCCCTGTCACATTCCATTAGTGGGTATTATACGCTTGTCTCTCCGACATCTGAAAAACTGGGGGAGTTACAG GTGTCACTTACTTTGGAGCCCCTGGCTGAAGCTTATGACAGCAGTAGTTCAGTTCCTACCACAGATGTCAGTATCGAAGTACCTCGAGTCACTGCACCGACGATGCCCTCACAACCCAGACCTCCCTTTGTCAATGGTGGCAAACAGCCTACCGGGAGCCGCAACGGAAACACACCAAG TGGAAAAGACTATTTATTCTTCCAAAGTGCCCAGACTAATAAGGAGAAAGACTTGTCAGAGGACCAAATACCAATAGCGAATGGCGCTAAACAGGGACGAACAACAACAATTAGTCCAAGACAAGAAATCCATGACAGCCAAACCTCTAATGATATCCTATCAG TTATTTTAGAGCGTGGGAGCAAGCTTAGAAATGCTATGGTGGTATCGGCTTCAAAAAACGACCTTGATTTTTACCCAGCTCTCAAAGACACCCTTTTGTTACCCTCAAAGGACAACATCTTACGACCCACCAC ATTGTCTCCTCCTCTTTGTGGAGCAATGCTCCAAAACATTTTGCACACTGATTCAAGCCTCCAGCCTGTTCATGCCCCCGTGGTCTCTGACTACCTTGGTGCTAGCTATTCTGCTGACATGGAGAACAAGGCTGTGGATCTGCTCCTTGGCAG taGCTTAAACACATCACCACCTCCACCTCTATGGGATGTGATTGACTCACCTCCTGAATCACTCTCTGGGCACAGCAGTGTATATGGTGATAGTGAGCTCAATGATCCACAATACGATCAGAGCTTACTAGAGAATCTTTTTTACAAGGCCCCT ATGTCAGATGTCATACTAGATGACACTGATGTGATACTTGAGAAAACTATGTCTCATAGTAAAAGTCAATTAGAGAAGAGCTTACCAGGTGGTGCTGAGAAATCGCTGAAGGATTCTGGACTTAAGAATACTGA CCCAAAGTCATTGAAAAAATACCTCCCAGAGGATATGGACACCTTTTTTGGATTGAACATGGATCAGCTGGCTATACTGGGTGGGATTCGGCTGGCTAGAGTGACCATCCATTCTCTGACTGTGCCTACTGGCAGCAGCACCGCTACTACTCCTAGAAAGACCTCTGATAAGGAGAAACCTCCTCGGCCACTAATCAGCAAGAAATG TTCATACTTTGTAGAGTACGTGTTCCCTGTAATGCCCAATTGTAGTCGGCATGATCCTGGTCAAGCTGTGGCAGGGGAGGTGACAAGAGCTGTCTCAAGTAAAGTTACGGGAGGAG TGGTAAAGTTCCAACACCGTTCTGTGTTCCCTGTCCATTTCAACGGAGCAGCACTTCAAAAGTGGTGGGGAACTGACCTCACTTTTAAGATTTACTCCAGAAATGGCAGCCAAAAGAAG CCCATTCTCATCGGTAAAACAGTTTACCCATTCCGTGGTCTGCTGCAGCAGGAGACTCTGAGCCAGCTTGCTGCCCTGGCTGTACAGAGTCTGGAAGGGACCAGTGGAGCCCAGGAGACTGGCCCTCTCAAG GTGTCAGTAGAGCTTGCTGTACACAGTAAAGGTTTTTCTTCCGTCAAAAGAGGGCCAACTGGAAATGCTAGAGCCCCTTCACATAATATAGCCAGTCCACTGAAAGAGCCCAGCGTTAGACCTCGGCATGATGACTTGTGTGAGGAGGAAGTACCATCTGGCCCTACAGCAGACTTAAAATTGGATTCAAGGAATGCCCAAAGGGACTCCCATGGACCTTTTACACTCTATCAATCTCTTCAATCAAGGAAACAGGTGGATGAGGACCATGAGGTCTTGCTGCACGCCTTGCTCATGGTTCCAGATGGAAAGAACTTTATTTGTGGGCCCATGAAGGCTCCTAACTTCTACTTGAATTGTAAACTGTTTGGGTCTGACACCGCAAGATCTGTAATGAGCTGGGGTCAGACAAACCCTTCTTTCAATTTTATTCAG GTTACCCCGGTGGCTTTAACTTCTAAGCTGCTGGAGAGGATGAAAAATAATTTTATGGTGATTGAGGTGTGGCAGAGAACTGGAAGCACAGGCCAGGATCGTCTCCTCGGCCTGGTTAAACTACCCCTCCACCAATTTTACATGTCCTTTAG AGAGCCAAAGATTGCCTGCCTTCTTCTGCAAGCACACTACCCCGTTTTAGGGGTGGACTGCTACATGCCAGTTATTGATGTGTTCTCAGGCAACCACATGGGACACCTAAGGGTCCTTTTGGCCATGGGCCAATCTGAACAAATACTTGCCCTCCAGCATGTTaggggtgaagagtgtgtctctgtgtctcctcaTCCAAGACCTGCACATCTGCTTGATCACCAGCCACACTCAGAAACAAAG GTGAGTTTAACACAAGATGAGGCTATGACAGAGCATGTGTTTGTGGTAAGAGTGGAGAAAGTCAGAGGGTTGCCTCTACTGCAGTCCACTGTCTGGGGGGAAGCTGACTGCTACATCAAGTACACGTTCCCCTGCCAGGAAGGAGACCCTGCAAGAATTTTGGACTCAAACCTTATAGAGAACA GTGTGAACCTGAAGCAGTTTCGAACTACCACCACTCTGTGTGTCCCGGACCCAGTGTTTAGCCATAGTGAAACCCACGTGCTACTAGCGCCTGTTAGAGTGCCTGTCCAGAGGTTGTTTCTCAGTTCCCTTTCCAGTCAAGGCCTGGCCAATGGAGGAAGTATCCAGTTTGAAGTGTGGTGCAG ATATTATTATCCAAATGTCCGCGATCAGCTTGTGGCCAAAGGAATGCTTCCGTTGTCCAAGCTGTGTGCTATGGTTACCATGCAGAGACAGCAACCTAATGAGGTTCAAGCATTTTCCCTCCCACTTATGCCCAGGACTGAAATTCCCAGAGACAATCAGCCTCAACCCTCAG GCTTGCTAGATGTGTGTGTTCATTATAAGCACCGGCCCTTGAGACCCAAAGGACAGAGGGGTGAGGTGTTAGCTTCCCGTTTTGTGacactgctggttcaggtgcatAGAGCATCTGGTCTGCAGGCAGCAGCAAG AACATTATCAAGACAGAATGAAAAATTCCACTACTATGCTGGTGTCGGGGTGAATGCTTATGTTACTGTCCAGCTCTCCTTCCTGCCTGAGAGTGAGATAAGGAGTACCCACGTGGCTGCCAGGACCTTCTGCCCAGAGTTTGACTTCCACGCAGAGGTCCCCTGTGAATTGCAGATGAATAGGAGCAGTGGAGAGATCTGTAGCCTGGCAGAGCTGTTAGAAGAGGCCTCAGCTGTCTTTACTGTTTGGAACAGAGACAGTCGTAAAG TTATGGGCATTCAGAAGTGTAAAGACACAAAGATGGGCATGCTAAAGATCCCATTGGCTAATCTCATGCTTAAAAGAACAG GAGTTTCTGGCTGGTTTGGAGTGTATCTCCCTGAAGACCTAGGTACATCCCATGACCATCACATCTTGGTTGGAGGTCTTGAGATCGCCATCAGGTTTGCCCACCATGCAGACAGAGAAAAGGTCATTAAGACTGGCCAAGGCCTGGGCTGGGAAATGGGTCAGGGAGAGCTTGACAAGCTTGAAGTTGAGGAGGCCTGGGAAGAGAGTACAGGGACTACATCACTGACTATGTCTATGCCTAGAGCCTGGATACCTGTTCACTGCCTGCTCCTCCCTGGCCACAGTGAACTCCAGCGTTCCACCTACTGCTATTTCAGATACAAGTTTTATGATCAAGAGGCTTTCTGCTCCCAGATGAAACATCCATTAGAAGAGGGGAGCAAGGAGCAGGGTCTGGCCACAGTAGCATTCCAAGGCACTAGGACTGTGGAGTTAAGGACTAGCCAGCCTCTGCTATGGTACCTCAGGGAGGAGAGGCTTGAAGTTCAGGTGTGGGTTGCCTTTAGGAAAGACAAGACACAGAGACCTCACGACACAGATCGACTGGTTGGATCTGCGTTTGTTGATCTTTCTACTCTTGCCAAGAGATCAAGTCATAGGCGGACTGTCAGTG GAGTGTACCCCCTTTTCAGACGCTCTGCCCAAGATCTGCAAGGGGCCGCACTTCGGGTACACATCAGCCTGACCACAGATTCTCGGCCTGAGCAGTTTTCCCTCAGAGTTGACCATCAGGAGGACTTTAACAGCGAGGAGGAGCTGTCATCAAGGGAAGCAGAGATATTAGAACAGGGATCCTCACCCACTGCGGCATCCAGACAATcgtgcacacaaaacacacacaagacCAAATCCCCCAGGAGTTTAGACGAAGCAGATTCACAGCACAAAGAGATCAGTATGAAGGAATCGATCCCTGTGACCATCACAGTTGACAGGGCCATGCACCTCAGTCTGAAAG GGTGCCCTCAAGCTGACGGTAGTGGAGCCATCCCATCCTGCAGTGTATCTTATGTTACTGCTGACTCTGCAGAACCTGTCTCCACTGCTCTAATATCCAATACTGACTGTCCTATCTGGGACCACCACCAGGATTGCAG GCTATCGAAAGAGCTACTTGTGGATCCACAACAAAAGCTGGTGTTCAAAGTCTGGCACAAAGGAG ACATGGACAGGGTGATTGGATTTGCCGCCGTCGACCTGTCTCCCTTGCTTTTAGGGTTTCAGTCAGTGTGTGGCTGGTATAACATCACAGACATCAGTGGTCATTGTCGAGGCCAGATCAAAGTATCAATCTCTCCCATGAAGGGGGTCCAGGAGCTTCGGAGGCAGAGACAAGCTGTGAATGAAGAGACCTCCAAAAACTCAGCG GCTCTATTCCAAGCCTTCAACTGCAACACCACTGCTATGTACAGCAGCCTCTCTCACATCAGCCACCATCCTGAACACAAGATCTCCTTCCCTGACCAGATGGAGAAGCTATTCTCTGAAAG GTCCTGTGAAAGTGACCGTCATGGTGAGCACATGGACAATGTACGTCTTTACCACCAGAGCCTGCAGGAACAGTCAGCAGCTCATCCTGCCAGTGATAGCTGTGCTGGTGACGTCCATCCTTCCAGCTCAGTCCTGTTCTCAGCCTTGAG gaaAAATCTAAGTGAGCTTGACGACATTCGGAGGTACTTTAACCGTAAGCTTCTACCTCCCACGCTTCCATCTTGTGAACAAGTATGTCCATCCAGAGAACAAGCGCACCAAGACCCAGAATCAGACACATGTAAGCTATTCCTCAAGTCCAGCCAGCTGGTCAGAGAGGTCGACAACCTCACCACTG GTCTAAAGCAACACTGCATGGAGACAATACCCTCTAACTCCCAGAGCAGCATTATATCCTTCCCAACCAGAGATGACCACCCCAAGCTTTTGAACTTTGATGCTTGCCCCGAGAGTATTCCCAGTGTGCATAGAGCTGCATCCCCCAGGGATGGTGATGATGCGTTTCCTCTCTCTCCAACACTACCAATGAGGTCTGTGGGCCACATGGCCATCCAGACTGAGGAAGAGGACAGTATCCAGCACACAATTACTGTGTCTGAGAATGAGGGGAAAGATGAAAAGGagatgggagaaaaagaggaggaagaagaagatgaggatgattatgatgatgattatgaggaGATTGTGATAGAGCCCAGGCCTCTAAATGAGGTGACCTCTTTAACAGACAAAACCAGCCCTTGGACCAGCATCTTGTCAGATGTAGACCTTGGTTCTCAAGAGAACTTTGCTGTGCCAGATCCAAACCAGCACATCAGCTACCATCACCTTACCCGGGAAGAAGAGGGGGAGGGATGTTTCAGTCCAAACACAGGACCTCCACCCTGCCAGAACCCCAGTGAAGAACAAAGGCATACCAGACTAAAGGAATATCACAACTGTGAGTCTGACAATTCCATTGAACAGGTGGAAGACAATACTGACAGTGAAAGAGAAGATGAGAGGACACTGCAAGCTCTCAAGGGGGAACAAGGAAGGGAACCAAACACCAACAAGGGTTCAGGTGATGAACCCACCTGTGATGAAAATGAACCCGAGACATTGTCACTCACCTCACCCGAGAGCACAAATAACCCTTCCTGTACCAcacataaagaagctgcacagccCCAAAT CTCTCCTACAATGGGGATTCCTaatttcttcctcccctctcaccACCTGGAGGCATCTATGAGAGCGCTCCGTTTGGCTCCTGTTTTCTCCCAGTCCACTTCCAACCAA GGACCTAGCTCCGCTCCTCATCAGCGAGCTCCCCGACTGAGGCCCAACATCCCAGTAGGATCTATGAGAAAAGAAGAAACTGCAAGAATAGCAAAAATATTTGCTGCTCATTTTAACAAGGATCTTTAA